CAACAATGGCAATGGCTTCATGCGGAGCAGGGCTTGCATCAGGCTATTGTATTCGGCACTTTGCGCAATGTCCATTTCAAAAGATCGGTTGGGAAATTTCTTCAGTACTGTATTGGCAAACAATGGCGGGTTCATCCGAACCATGTTGAGAATGGCCAATACTTCTTTTTCCTGCGCTGATAAATACCGGGCATTGGCACCAGTATTTGCTTTGGCATACATGGCATTGGTCCATGCAGGAGAAAAGGAGGCCAGCGGATTGCCAGCCCGCAAACTTAGTGGTGCAAAAAACAACGAAAACATCATGAACAAAAACAACAGCCAGACAGGTTTCATACCAAGGGTTTTGCGGTAAACGCTATGAAACGAAAGGCTATTGTAATGCAGGGGCAAAAAAGGGCCAGGTGAAGAATCACCCGGCCATTCAATTGTGATTTGGATTTATAAATACACCATTGTCGCCTTAATGAACTACCACAAACTGCTTATTGATTTGCAGGTGGCTGCTTTGCATTTGGATGAAGTATACGCCAGCGGCGAGTTTACTTACATCAACCATTTGCTGATTTTGTCCTTTGAAAATTTGCACTGGCTTGAGGCTGATAACAGTACCTGTAGCGCTGGTGATTTTCAAGGTTGCTTTTTCTTCTATTGTACTTTCAAAACGAACACTCATGTGCTTGCTGGCAGGGTTAGGATACACTGTTGTTCCGGTAGCAGTTTCATCGCTGGCCATCATAGCACCCAGTTGAGGAGCCCAGGCATTTTCGCTGAGTTCTGCCAACAGGTTGTAGCAACTAGCAGCGTTGTAGCTTCCGTTTTTACCAATCACCTGTACATAGTAAGTAGCACGTTTTGCTGTGGTATTAAAGATGATGACATCATTGCCGGTACCAGTATTGTTAGAAGCGGCAACCATGCGGTAGTTTCTGTCAAAGAGATACACATCGTAATCGGCAGGCAGCTGGCTCAATGTCACCCGGATGTTGGTCAGGTTGTTGTTGCCCACTGTAAACTTAAACCAGTCTTCATCGGTGCTAATGCTGATGCCAGCGTTGATGGCTGTACCTGGAGTAATCAGTTTTGCTTGTTTAGAACTGTTGTTGGGTTCATAAATATCGTTGCACACTACAGGAGTAGCAGTAGTAAACTGAGCTTCGCTGTAAATGCTGGCAGCACCGGCATTGCAATTTGTTTTTACTCTCCAGCTGTAAGCAGTAGCAGGAGCTACACCAGACAAAGTAACAGTAGTGGTGGTAGCGGCTGCATTCAACACTGTCCAGCTGCTGGCTGCAGTTTCTTTGAAAGACACTTCATAACTCTGTGCACCGGTAACCGCACTCCAGCTAATGCTGGCGGCTACAGTGGTAATGTTGCTGCTGTTCAATCCGGTGGGCGCATTGCAACCAACCAGTGATTGAAACTGACTGGTAGAATAAGCACCTGTAGTACCGGCACAAACGGCAGCTACACGCCAGTTGTAATTGGTAGCTTCTTGCAGGTTGGTCATGTTTACAGAGGTAGCAGTAAGGTTGCTGGCTATTACAGTCCAACTGGTAGCCCCAGCCACCTGATACTCTACAGTATAAGAAGAAGCACCGCTTACGGCATCCCAAGACACGGTAGCAGAAGTAGCTGTAACTGCAGTAACTGCAAGGTTAGCTGGTGTACCACAAGATTGAGTAGTAGCACCAATCAGTTGACGTTCCCATACACCACGTCCGTAAGAAGCAATGCGCAACAGCTGACCTTGCTTCTGAATTTTGATATCATTGATGGCTACCAGAGGAAGGTTGTTGGTAACATCTACCCAACCGTTAGACGTGTTGCTGCGATAGAAAATACCAATGTTCATGCCTACATATACAGTTTCGTCGGCATTGTCATCTATCACAATGGTACGGGCTATTACGCTGGGTAAATTGTCGGACACATTGGTGAAAGAAGCGCCAGCATTGGTAGAGAGCAGCACCCGGCTGAATGTACTGTTACAAGCCACATACACTTTTGCAGGATCTACAGGACTAACTGCGATATCATTAATGGCAGCAGCTACAGTTGTAGTAGCCCAAGTGGTTCCGCCATCAGTAGTTCTGAAAAGCGTAGTGCCTTTAGAAGCATACATGTAGTTAGGATTGCTTGGTGCAATGGCCATAGCAGTGAGCGAAGTATTGATGGCGCTTCCAGAAATTTTAGTCCAGGTATCACCATTGTTGGTGCTTTTGAAAATACCCGTCCAGCCACCATACATAGTACCTGTTGCTTCATCCATATCCAATGGAGTCACCCATTCGCCGGTAGATGGACGGTTGAGTGTAGTGTAGCTAAGGCCACCATTGCTACTGCGGTATATGGTACCGTTTTGGCTGGTGCCCAACATCAGGTTGGCATTGCTGGGGTGAATCAGTCCGTCCATACCATCTGCACCCAGCCAGTCGCTCCACACACCATTGTTGAATACACTAGATCCATTGTCTTGCGCACCACCGGTGAAAATTTGAGCGTCGGTTTTGCTGTTGGCTATGCGGTAAAACTGACGAATGCCTAAGCCTGCACTCGGATCAATCCAGTTGTCACCAGCATCTACAGATTTGAAAATACCACCATCTGAACCAGAGTATACGGTACTTCTGGCCCACTCCATGGCATGCACATCAGCATGGTTGTAACCAATACTGTTGGGGTAAGACCATGCAGTTACAGGTGCAAAGGTTTTGCCGGCATCGGTCGATTTGAAGACGATGATTCCTGCAAGATAAATTTCGTTTGCATTTGAGGGATTGGCCACCAACGCCATATCATAGCCAGCTTGTCCACCAATGCCGCAACCAGTTGTTTCATAACCAAAAAAGTTTGTACAACCGGTTGATGAGCCTTCGATAACGGTAGTGAAGGTTAAACCGGCGTCGTGAGAGATATAAAGTTTACCAAATTCATTGCCATTTGCTTGTGCGATGTACACACGGTCGGGGCTGGCAGGGCTTACAGCAATCAGGCTGCGGCCACTGGCAGTAATACCTTGTGCAGTAGAAAGTGTTGTCCAGGTAATTCCGGCATCGTTGCTACGCAATACCACAGTACTGCCGGCTGCATAAATAATAGATGAGTTACCAGGTTTGAATTCCAAATCTTCCAATGTACCAGTGTACGTTCTTGTCCATGCACCACCGCCATTGGTACTGCGCCAGATACCGTTTGCTGCACACACAAACACGTTGTTTGAGTTAGCAGGGTCAACAACAATTTTGCGAATGATACCCGTCATACCAGTATTGATGGGTGCCCATGTAGCTCCACCATCCAAAGATTTAATAACGACGTTTGCATTGCTGCCTGCGTAAACGGTTTCAGGATTGTTTGGATCAATGGTTACGCTGTACATATTCATCCACAAACCATTGAAGTCGGTGAGCGGCGCCCAGCTATTACCACCGGTTACAGTTTTCCAAACACCACCACCGGGAGAAGTGATATATATAATATTGGTATCAGTAGGATGAACGGCCAATGCAGTGATACGGCCAACGCCGGGGTTCCAACCACCGGTACGATTCCAGTTAAAGGGGCCTTTTTCTACCCATGGACCTGAAGCTACAGGCAAATTGAGATTGGCATTGGTAGCCACCAGGGTATCTTTTGTTTGAAAGCTTTTGTAAGCAATCCAATCATGCTCAGGCGCCAAACGGAAGCCTTTTTCATCGGTATGAAATTGCACTTCGTATAACCAGCGCTGATATTGCTTATAGCCAGTACCACGTTCGGTACCAGTACTATCGAAGTACTTTTTGGCCAGTTGCTGTATTTGCTGAATGCTCAAATCTCTTCTCTCCATCAGAGAGAAAATGTCTGTTTGGGCAAATAAAGAGGTTACAATGAGGACAAAAAATCCCACAACCCCTATCCGGCGGAGGATAAGCGTTAACATCACAATTGAATTAAGTGGTGAGTAAATGCGCCTGAACTCGATGAGTCCAATAGCGATTGCTACCAGTTTAAGAAGTCGGGGGCGGTTATTACACCCAATCCGTTTGTCGGTTGGGTAAGTTGCGACGATGGTTAATCGTGGTGGCAGTCAGTTCGCGACAAAGCTGAAAGCCGGAAAATCTCATGGTGTGTTCTTGGTTCACTTCGCAGCTCTTAAAAGGGTCAGCCATGTCCGTTTTTTGAGCCGCTTCAGCCATTAAAGTGTGACCTTCAATGTTGATACAATATTAGTGCCAATTTTCCACACCCCTTGTAGTCCAGCATAGGACTATACCGTTTTTTTACTACTACAACGCCTGTCATTGTTGCTACATCCATGTCGTAATCAGACTACGACATGCTGTAAATCAAGAATTTACAACTATCATCAAAAATGACTACGCCCCGTGCCAACTTTTTTCCGTCGGCTTGTAGTTATCCACATACATTTTATTCATTCCCGTTATACCTGCGGGTTTTACCCTTGGTTTGCCGTCAAACCACCGACCTTCCGGGGCAAATCCGGAAACCGCCATTACTCCATGAAATATTGCATCCTGTTCCTGAGCTTGCTGGCTTTTGCCTGCACTAAGGCCCCCTACTCCGCCACCAACAAAACTTATAAGCAGCAAGCCAAACGATACGCCAAGCTGCTCAAAACCTATCCTCTGCAAGACAGCTTTGCTACTTCCCCCGATTTTGTGGGCACCACCAACTTCAGCATGCGCAAACCCAATTATGTTATCATTCATCACACGGCGCAAAACAGTTGTGAGCAAACCCTCAAAACCTTTACGCTTACCCGTACCGCAGTGAGTTCACATTATGTGGTGTGCCGTACCGGAACGGTTTTTCATATGCTGAATGATTACCTGCGGGCACATCATGCCGGTGTAAGTTTTTGGGGCGGCGCCACCGACCTCAACAGCAGTAGTATTGGTATAGAAATAGACAACAATGGCAGCGAGCCATTCAGCACCGAACAAATCAATAGTTTACTGGAAGTATTAGGCAAACTGAAAAAATCGTTTGCCATTCCGGCCCGCCACTTTATTGGCCACGCCGATATTGCACCGGGCCGCAAGGTTGACCCCAGCCGTCATTTTCCGTGGAAGCAACTGGCCGATGCCGGCTACGGCATTTGGTACGATACCACTAATATTAATGTACCGGCAAACTTTGATGCGATGACGGCTCTCCGAATCATAGGCTACGACATTAGCAAACCCGCAGCAGCCATTCAATCGTATAAAATTCATTTTGTACCACAAGACACGCTGAATATCATTGGCCCTGCTGATGAAAAAATTCTCTACAGCCTGATGCAGAAAAGTCTGTAATCAAACTCAACCATTTGAAATGGTTGCAGTTATAAGTACATGCTGCATTTGAATAAGGAAGAATTGCAAAACATGGAACGGTTTTACCGGGCCAATTTGCTGAGTAGTATGAGTGGCATTAAGCCCGCCATGCTGGTTGGAACCAAAGGCACCAATGGCGTCGCCAATCTGGCGTTGTTTCAAAACATTGTACATCTTGGTGCCGATCCGGCCCTGATCGGACTCATCAACCGTCCGGTGGCGGCTACCCCGCATACCTTGGCCAATATTGAAGCCACGGGTTGGTTTACCCTCAATAGTGTGCACAGT
The Phnomibacter ginsenosidimutans genome window above contains:
- a CDS encoding N-acetylmuramoyl-L-alanine amidase, whose protein sequence is MKYCILFLSLLAFACTKAPYSATNKTYKQQAKRYAKLLKTYPLQDSFATSPDFVGTTNFSMRKPNYVIIHHTAQNSCEQTLKTFTLTRTAVSSHYVVCRTGTVFHMLNDYLRAHHAGVSFWGGATDLNSSSIGIEIDNNGSEPFSTEQINSLLEVLGKLKKSFAIPARHFIGHADIAPGRKVDPSRHFPWKQLADAGYGIWYDTTNINVPANFDAMTALRIIGYDISKPAAAIQSYKIHFVPQDTLNIIGPADEKILYSLMQKSL
- a CDS encoding VPS10 domain-containing protein, which produces MERRDLSIQQIQQLAKKYFDSTGTERGTGYKQYQRWLYEVQFHTDEKGFRLAPEHDWIAYKSFQTKDTLVATNANLNLPVASGPWVEKGPFNWNRTGGWNPGVGRITALAVHPTDTNIIYITSPGGGVWKTVTGGNSWAPLTDFNGLWMNMYSVTIDPNNPETVYAGSNANVVIKSLDGGATWAPINTGMTGIIRKIVVDPANSNNVFVCAANGIWRSTNGGGAWTRTYTGTLEDLEFKPGNSSIIYAAGSTVVLRSNDAGITWTTLSTAQGITASGRSLIAVSPASPDRVYIAQANGNEFGKLYISHDAGLTFTTVIEGSSTGCTNFFGYETTGCGIGGQAGYDMALVANPSNANEIYLAGIIVFKSTDAGKTFAPVTAWSYPNSIGYNHADVHAMEWARSTVYSGSDGGIFKSVDAGDNWIDPSAGLGIRQFYRIANSKTDAQIFTGGAQDNGSSVFNNGVWSDWLGADGMDGLIHPSNANLMLGTSQNGTIYRSSNGGLSYTTLNRPSTGEWVTPLDMDEATGTMYGGWTGIFKSTNNGDTWTKISGSAINTSLTAMAIAPSNPNYMYASKGTTLFRTTDGGTTWATTTVAAAINDIAVSPVDPAKVYVACNSTFSRVLLSTNAGASFTNVSDNLPSVIARTIVIDDNADETVYVGMNIGIFYRSNTSNGWVDVTNNLPLVAINDIKIQKQGQLLRIASYGRGVWERQLIGATTQSCGTPANLAVTAVTATSATVSWDAVSGASSYTVEYQVAGATSWTVIASNLTATSVNMTNLQEATNYNWRVAAVCAGTTGAYSTSQFQSLVGCNAPTGLNSSNITTVAASISWSAVTGAQSYEVSFKETAASSWTVLNAAATTTTVTLSGVAPATAYSWRVKTNCNAGAASIYSEAQFTTATPVVCNDIYEPNNSSKQAKLITPGTAINAGISISTDEDWFKFTVGNNNLTNIRVTLSQLPADYDVYLFDRNYRMVAASNNTGTGNDVIIFNTTAKRATYYVQVIGKNGSYNAASCYNLLAELSENAWAPQLGAMMASDETATGTTVYPNPASKHMSVRFESTIEEKATLKITSATGTVISLKPVQIFKGQNQQMVDVSKLAAGVYFIQMQSSHLQINKQFVVVH